One Prolixibacteraceae bacterium DNA segment encodes these proteins:
- a CDS encoding DUF2723 domain-containing protein: MKQYKFYNKIIGWIVFAIAATVYLMTIEPTASFWDCGEFITTSYKLEVGHPPGAPFFLLLGRFFTLFASGPSQVAMMVNAMSALASAFTILFLFWTITHLAKNIITGKETPSKSDMIAIFGSGAVGALAYTFSDTFWFSAVEGEVYATSSLFTAIVFWAILKWENEADDPHSNRWLVFIAYMIGLSIGVHLLNLLAIPAIGLVYYFKKYKPTWKGGIIALLISMVILGTIMWGIIPGVIKFASWFELFAVNSLGLPYNTGVILYSILLIGGLVYGILYTTKKEMPWTNLILVSTTVIIIGYFSYAMIVIRSSANPPMDQNNPNNVFSLLDYLNREQYGDRPLFYGQYYNTPLDQEKPYSDAKPSYIQEGERYKEAKVRQSPNYQKGACTFFPRMYSNQPAHVNQYKSWANIKGTPVAVDGDRGQKEQIMKPTFAENLSFFFKYQVNYMYFRYFMWNFSGRQNDIQGNGGITHGNWISGIPFIDNVRLGDQTNLPSIWKNNRGHNKYYMLPFLLGLLGMFFQYNKSEKGKYDFAIVMMLFIMTGLAIVVYLNQTPLQPRERDYAYAGSFYAFTIWIGLGVLGLTDILKKVAPSTTSAIVATIASLILVPGIMASENWDDHDRSNRYTCRSTGFNYLNTCDKNGIIFTNGDNDTFPLWYSQDVEGVRTDMRVCNLSYLQTDWYIDQMKRKAYESEPLPITFKREQYVLGTNDYCYIYEHPSFKNRRLELRQVIDDFIKSTNKATKLQDNIAFFPTRKLKITVNKEQVIASGLVAAKDSDKIVSQINIDLKGNIITKDQLMLLDMIGHTDWKRPFYFAITVGSDKYLGLQQYFRTEGFAYRLVPIKNENMPSNQEEVTMVDTDKMYYNMMEKFTWGNMNDPKVYIDENNARMAMNIRNSFVRLAEALLNDSTKMNTNINQGTEIAVLDNRLKAIKVLNRCEEVIPSSKVPYDYFGLLMAQSYFKANSHEEAKKIFKEMLINYTEQLNFFTSLNDNEKVALQTDIRRALYILKEMSDTAKQHHEVQLQESIDTIFNSSLKRL, encoded by the coding sequence ATGAAGCAATATAAATTTTACAATAAGATCATTGGATGGATCGTATTTGCAATCGCAGCAACGGTCTATCTCATGACTATAGAACCGACAGCAAGTTTTTGGGATTGTGGAGAATTTATAACCACCTCCTACAAATTAGAGGTAGGCCATCCACCAGGAGCTCCATTTTTCCTTCTCTTAGGTAGATTTTTCACCCTCTTTGCTTCAGGGCCATCCCAGGTAGCTATGATGGTTAATGCAATGTCTGCACTTGCAAGTGCTTTTACCATTCTATTTCTTTTTTGGACCATCACTCATTTGGCTAAAAATATTATTACAGGAAAAGAGACCCCTAGTAAAAGTGATATGATTGCAATATTTGGATCAGGAGCCGTTGGAGCACTAGCCTATACATTTTCTGATACTTTTTGGTTTTCTGCAGTAGAAGGAGAGGTATATGCAACTTCTTCACTGTTCACAGCAATCGTATTTTGGGCCATTCTTAAATGGGAAAATGAAGCCGATGACCCACACTCTAACAGGTGGCTTGTGTTCATCGCCTATATGATTGGACTTTCTATTGGAGTTCACCTATTGAATCTACTAGCCATTCCAGCAATTGGACTAGTTTACTACTTCAAGAAATATAAACCAACATGGAAAGGTGGAATAATTGCATTACTCATTTCAATGGTAATTTTAGGAACCATCATGTGGGGTATTATTCCAGGTGTTATCAAATTTGCTAGTTGGTTTGAACTTTTTGCAGTAAATAGTCTTGGACTACCATATAATACAGGAGTCATTCTTTACTCTATTCTTCTCATCGGAGGACTAGTATATGGAATACTATATACAACAAAAAAGGAGATGCCGTGGACAAACCTTATTCTTGTATCCACAACGGTTATTATTATCGGGTACTTCTCCTATGCAATGATCGTAATAAGATCGTCTGCAAATCCTCCAATGGATCAAAACAATCCGAATAATGTATTCTCTCTTTTAGACTATCTAAATCGTGAACAGTATGGTGATCGTCCTCTTTTCTATGGACAATATTACAACACTCCTTTAGATCAAGAGAAACCTTATAGCGATGCCAAGCCTAGCTATATACAAGAAGGAGAAAGATATAAAGAAGCGAAAGTAAGACAGTCACCAAACTATCAAAAAGGTGCTTGTACTTTCTTTCCAAGAATGTATAGCAATCAACCAGCACACGTCAATCAATATAAAAGTTGGGCAAATATCAAAGGTACTCCTGTTGCTGTAGATGGCGATAGAGGACAAAAGGAGCAGATAATGAAGCCTACTTTTGCTGAGAATCTCTCTTTCTTCTTCAAGTATCAAGTAAACTACATGTATTTCCGCTATTTTATGTGGAACTTTAGTGGTAGACAGAATGATATTCAAGGAAATGGGGGCATCACCCATGGAAACTGGATAAGTGGAATTCCATTTATCGATAATGTTCGTTTAGGTGATCAAACGAACCTTCCTTCTATTTGGAAAAACAATAGAGGTCACAATAAATATTATATGCTACCATTCCTTCTAGGCTTGCTCGGAATGTTCTTTCAATATAATAAAAGTGAAAAAGGAAAATACGATTTTGCTATAGTAATGATGCTTTTCATTATGACAGGATTGGCAATTGTGGTCTATCTTAACCAGACGCCTTTACAGCCAAGAGAGCGCGACTACGCATATGCAGGATCGTTTTATGCTTTTACTATATGGATTGGTTTAGGTGTACTTGGTCTAACAGACATACTTAAAAAAGTGGCTCCTTCCACAACAAGTGCTATCGTTGCAACCATCGCATCCCTAATATTAGTTCCAGGAATTATGGCTTCAGAGAACTGGGATGATCATGATAGATCGAATAGATATACTTGTCGAAGCACTGGATTTAACTACCTTAATACTTGTGATAAGAATGGGATTATCTTTACCAATGGAGACAACGATACATTCCCTCTTTGGTATTCACAAGATGTAGAAGGAGTTCGAACTGATATGCGTGTATGTAATTTGAGCTACCTACAAACTGATTGGTATATTGATCAGATGAAACGTAAAGCGTATGAATCAGAACCACTTCCTATAACATTTAAGAGAGAACAATATGTTTTAGGAACCAATGATTATTGTTATATATATGAACATCCTTCTTTCAAAAACCGTAGACTTGAACTTCGTCAAGTAATTGATGATTTCATCAAATCGACAAATAAAGCAACAAAGCTTCAAGATAATATCGCATTCTTCCCAACAAGAAAGCTCAAAATTACGGTGAATAAAGAACAGGTGATTGCTAGTGGACTTGTGGCAGCAAAAGACTCAGATAAAATTGTATCTCAAATAAATATTGACTTAAAAGGCAATATTATCACTAAAGATCAATTGATGCTTCTGGATATGATTGGTCACACAGATTGGAAAAGACCTTTTTATTTTGCAATCACCGTAGGTAGTGACAAATATCTAGGCCTTCAACAGTATTTCAGAACTGAAGGTTTTGCTTATCGTCTTGTTCCAATTAAGAACGAAAATATGCCATCAAACCAAGAGGAAGTAACCATGGTAGATACAGATAAAATGTACTACAATATGATGGAGAAATTCACTTGGGGAAATATGAATGATCCTAAAGTATATATTGATGAGAATAATGCTCGAATGGCAATGAATATCCGAAATAGTTTTGTTCGTTTAGCTGAAGCACTTCTTAACGATAGTACCAAAATGAATACAAATATTAATCAAGGAACCGAAATTGCAGTTCTTGACAACCGTTTAAAGGCTATCAAAGTATTGAATCGTTGTGAAGAGGTAATTCCATCTTCTAAAGTTCCTTATGATTATTTTGGTTTATTGATGGCACAATCTTACTTTAAAGCGAACTCTCATGAAGAGGCTAAAAAGATCTTCAAAGAGATGCTTATCAATTATACCGAGCAACTGAACTTCTTTACCAGTTTAAATGATAATGAAAAAGTTGCACTTCAGACAGATATCCGAAGGGCTTTATACATATTAAAAGAGATGAGTGATACAGCAAAACAGCATCACGAAGTTCAATTACAGGAGTCTATTGACACCATCTTTAATAGCTCGTTAAAAAGATTATAG
- a CDS encoding TolC family protein, translated as MNEIYRRGMLCLLALGIYSGAFAQDSTTQKWSLEQCIQHSLDHNTDLKKQNLAIEVADNNLETNKLSALPSLSAGINNTTSWGRTLGNENTYVDRNSNSTGFNVNANVRLYQGGALKNQTKAAKLDVAYQKEMLEVNQSNLTIQVTQAYLNILVSQELLDLTKEQTAITRKQLEITRAKVEAGSIDKGPLLELEAQLANNISEEVTNQNNFELATLRLAQMLELEDPSVLQIQNPELATVRAQMQLNGAEMYYQSALTLRPEIKAANTMIERGNASAKAAKGGLYPTISAGANYSNGYYHYSGTDNASFQDQMKGNARQSVNVNLSIPIFNGKRAKNSYKNAKIQVMQSKIDMIKAEKQLRSDVTTALTQAKGAQQKYQSATVQVKTSKESFDFSQEKFNEGAMDVYNYNQAKNSFIRAKSQKIQAKYEFIFKTKVLDFYIGKEIKL; from the coding sequence ATGAATGAGATATATAGAAGAGGGATGCTTTGTTTACTAGCACTGGGCATCTATAGTGGTGCTTTTGCACAGGACTCCACCACCCAAAAATGGAGCCTAGAGCAGTGCATTCAACACTCACTCGACCACAACACAGACTTAAAAAAGCAGAATTTAGCCATCGAAGTAGCAGACAATAATTTGGAGACAAATAAACTTTCTGCACTCCCTTCTCTATCGGCTGGAATCAACAATACCACCTCTTGGGGACGTACACTTGGAAACGAGAACACTTATGTCGACCGTAACTCGAACTCTACGGGATTTAATGTGAATGCCAATGTACGTCTATATCAAGGAGGAGCTTTGAAAAATCAAACCAAAGCAGCCAAACTAGATGTAGCGTATCAGAAAGAGATGCTAGAGGTAAACCAATCCAACTTGACCATCCAAGTAACCCAAGCATATCTAAATATATTGGTTTCACAAGAACTTCTAGATCTTACCAAAGAACAAACTGCAATCACTCGTAAACAACTAGAGATTACAAGAGCGAAGGTAGAGGCTGGCTCTATCGACAAAGGGCCCCTATTAGAGTTAGAAGCCCAACTTGCGAACAATATTTCAGAAGAGGTGACTAATCAAAACAACTTTGAACTTGCAACCCTAAGGTTGGCTCAGATGTTAGAACTAGAAGACCCTTCAGTCCTACAAATACAGAATCCAGAATTGGCAACTGTAAGAGCACAGATGCAACTAAATGGGGCGGAGATGTATTACCAGAGTGCCCTTACTTTAAGACCTGAGATTAAAGCGGCAAATACCATGATCGAAAGAGGTAATGCTAGTGCAAAGGCTGCCAAAGGGGGACTATATCCAACAATTAGTGCGGGTGCAAACTACTCTAATGGATACTACCACTACTCTGGAACTGACAATGCTAGTTTTCAAGACCAGATGAAAGGCAATGCACGTCAAAGTGTAAATGTCAATCTATCTATTCCTATCTTCAATGGGAAAAGAGCAAAGAACAGCTATAAGAACGCCAAGATACAAGTGATGCAATCTAAGATTGACATGATTAAGGCAGAGAAGCAATTACGTTCTGATGTTACCACTGCATTGACGCAAGCCAAGGGAGCACAACAGAAGTATCAATCGGCTACAGTACAAGTGAAGACAAGCAAAGAATCATTTGATTTCTCACAAGAGAAGTTCAACGAAGGAGCCATGGATGTATACAACTACAATCAAGCAAAAAACTCTTTCATTCGTGCTAAATCACAAAAAATACAAGCAAAATATGAGTTTATCTTTAAAACCAAAGTATTAGATTTCTACATTGGCAAAGAGATTAAACTATAA
- a CDS encoding polysaccharide deacetylase family protein, with protein sequence MKFKLQVHLPDTLTKWFPEAIWRMEEEDKCCYLTFDDGPIPEVTHWVLDLLAQYDIKATFFVVGENVYKYPDLYKRILDEGHAIGNHTYNHLQGLKTPNKEYFKNVEKSDRLIGSNLFRPPHGLVKRSQYRYLKQKYKIIMWDVISCDYNRNISKIEVLRNVLDFVRPGSIITFHDSIKAEENLKYALPLAIQALKGEGYEFKKIEFPKIRPLYIKPAIDIIDRLKERIRKISRA encoded by the coding sequence ATGAAATTTAAACTACAAGTACATCTACCAGATACGTTAACCAAATGGTTTCCAGAAGCCATTTGGAGAATGGAAGAAGAGGATAAGTGTTGTTACCTCACCTTTGACGACGGCCCTATTCCTGAAGTAACCCATTGGGTACTTGATCTTCTCGCACAATACGACATCAAAGCAACTTTCTTTGTTGTAGGGGAAAATGTATATAAATACCCCGATCTTTACAAAAGAATATTGGATGAAGGACATGCTATAGGAAACCATACCTATAACCACCTACAAGGATTAAAAACCCCCAATAAAGAATACTTCAAGAATGTTGAAAAGTCAGATAGACTTATTGGTTCCAATCTTTTTCGTCCACCTCATGGTTTAGTAAAAAGAAGCCAATATAGATACCTTAAGCAGAAGTATAAAATTATAATGTGGGATGTCATAAGTTGTGATTACAACAGAAACATATCCAAGATAGAAGTACTTCGAAATGTTTTAGACTTTGTAAGGCCTGGAAGTATCATCACTTTCCACGACTCTATTAAAGCAGAAGAAAACCTGAAATATGCACTTCCTTTGGCTATTCAAGCACTCAAAGGGGAAGGTTACGAATTCAAGAAAATAGAATTTCCTAAAATTAGACCTCTTTATATCAAGCCAGCTATCGACATTATCGATCGCTTGAAAGAAAGGATACGTAAAATATCACGAGCATAA
- a CDS encoding ABC transporter ATP-binding protein, whose protein sequence is MLRLNNIHKSYPTGDTFLHVLKGINLHIREGEFVSIMGSSGSGKSTLLNVLGILDNYDEGEYHLNNTLVKDLSENDAADFRNHTIGFVFQSFNLISFKTALENVALPLYYQGISRKKRNKIALEYLDKVGLAPWADHLPNQLSGGQKQRVAIARALITQPKVILADEPTGALDTSTSYEVMELLKDINNQGITVIIVTHEQDIAEITKKIIYLKDGLIDHIQDNTLVKENQTL, encoded by the coding sequence ATGCTTAGATTGAACAATATTCACAAATCTTATCCTACAGGTGACACTTTTTTACATGTGTTAAAAGGGATCAATCTCCACATCCGTGAAGGAGAGTTTGTCTCCATTATGGGATCTTCTGGGTCCGGAAAATCTACACTCCTAAACGTTCTTGGTATTCTAGATAATTATGATGAAGGAGAGTATCATCTCAACAATACTTTAGTAAAAGATCTATCAGAAAATGATGCGGCTGACTTTAGAAATCATACGATTGGTTTTGTATTCCAATCATTCAATTTAATCTCTTTTAAGACAGCATTAGAAAATGTTGCACTTCCTCTTTATTATCAGGGTATAAGTAGAAAAAAAAGAAATAAAATTGCGTTAGAGTATCTTGACAAGGTAGGATTAGCACCATGGGCAGACCATCTTCCGAATCAGCTATCTGGAGGACAGAAACAACGTGTCGCAATAGCAAGAGCTCTAATTACACAACCCAAAGTAATTTTAGCAGATGAGCCGACGGGTGCTTTAGACACAAGCACCTCTTATGAAGTGATGGAACTCCTAAAGGATATCAACAACCAAGGAATTACGGTAATTATCGTAACTCACGAGCAAGACATTGCAGAGATCACCAAAAAGATCATCTACCTAAAAGATGGATTAATTGATCATATTCAAGATAATACTCTTGTTAAAGAAAACCAAACTCTATGA
- the purD gene encoding phosphoribosylamine--glycine ligase produces the protein MRTLIIGSGGREHAIGWKISQDIKRDELLFLPGNAGTAQIGHNIAGDIMDFNHIKEVCLANQVELVIVGPENPLCEGIVDTFRNDKDLQKIAIIGPSKKGAQLEGSKDFAKEFMQKYKIPTARYQTFTKETLKEGKAFLKTLNAPYVLKADGPAAGKGVVILEKYEEAAEELTEMLNGKFGASSSKVVIEEFLSGVECSVFVITDGKNYKILPVAKDYKRIGEGDTGLNTGGMGAISPVPFADKQFMDKVTQQVVLPTLEGIQKEDIDYKGFIFLGLINVSGDPYVIEYNVRLGDPETEAIMLRIQSSLLELLQGVANQTLDQVDYKENPQTAATVMLVSKGYPEQYEKGKTIDIAPNNNEDIVIFHAGTKNTENTFVTNGGRVISVSAIGENMEEVLEKAYAATEKVSYDGKFYRKDLGFDL, from the coding sequence ATGAGAACCTTAATAATTGGCTCCGGAGGTAGAGAACATGCTATCGGATGGAAAATATCTCAAGATATTAAAAGAGACGAACTTCTTTTCCTTCCTGGAAATGCAGGTACTGCACAAATTGGACACAATATTGCAGGAGATATAATGGACTTTAATCATATCAAAGAGGTGTGCCTAGCAAATCAAGTAGAATTGGTTATTGTAGGACCAGAAAATCCTCTTTGTGAAGGAATTGTCGATACTTTTAGAAATGACAAAGACCTTCAAAAGATAGCCATTATTGGTCCTTCTAAAAAAGGTGCACAACTCGAAGGGAGTAAAGACTTTGCAAAAGAGTTTATGCAGAAATATAAGATTCCTACTGCCAGATATCAAACATTCACGAAAGAGACTCTTAAAGAAGGAAAAGCGTTCTTAAAGACACTTAATGCTCCATATGTTCTCAAAGCAGATGGACCAGCAGCAGGTAAAGGGGTCGTCATTCTAGAGAAATATGAAGAAGCAGCCGAGGAACTTACAGAAATGCTCAATGGTAAATTTGGGGCCTCCTCATCAAAAGTAGTTATCGAAGAGTTCCTTTCTGGGGTTGAATGCTCTGTTTTTGTAATAACCGATGGCAAGAACTACAAAATCTTACCCGTAGCCAAAGACTATAAGCGAATTGGAGAAGGAGACACAGGCCTCAACACAGGAGGAATGGGTGCGATATCTCCAGTACCATTTGCAGACAAACAATTTATGGACAAAGTAACCCAACAAGTGGTACTTCCTACCCTTGAAGGGATTCAAAAAGAGGACATTGATTATAAAGGCTTTATATTCTTAGGCCTCATCAATGTTTCAGGAGATCCATACGTTATTGAGTATAATGTTCGACTAGGAGACCCTGAAACGGAAGCCATCATGCTTCGTATACAAAGCAGCTTATTAGAACTACTTCAGGGAGTTGCTAATCAAACTTTGGATCAAGTCGATTACAAAGAGAATCCACAAACAGCAGCTACGGTGATGTTGGTATCCAAAGGATACCCAGAACAATACGAAAAAGGTAAAACAATAGATATTGCTCCGAATAATAATGAAGACATTGTTATTTTTCATGCAGGGACGAAAAATACAGAGAATACATTTGTAACCAATGGCGGACGTGTTATATCCGTAAGTGCAATAGGAGAAAACATGGAAGAGGTTTTGGAGAAAGCATATGCCGCAACAGAAAAAGTTTCTTATGACGGCAAATTCTATCGTAAAGATCTTGGATTCGACCTGTAG
- a CDS encoding efflux RND transporter periplasmic adaptor subunit — MKKVIKIVLIILVVLGVFGTFMYIYQKSQPKQENYEKIEVKRDTIIINTIATGAVVPKKEIAIKPQIAGIISKIYVEAGDTVKQGDVIAKVKIIPDMVSLNNAKSRIKRAQIDLEMAKNNHERNDKLFKKGIISEATNVQTERSYKSAKEELKAAKDNLDLIKEGVTKSSITQTNTLIRSTITGMVLDVPIKEGNSVIQSNSFNDGTTIATVADMRDMIFEGNIDETEVGKVKLGMPMKLTIGAMSEEKFDAKITHISPKGTNNGGAVQFKIKGTIALVPGQFIRAGYSANASIEVERKENILTIPESTIFFENDSSYVWITKKDAEEVTYDKTNVSLGLSDGINVEVTKGIKEGEEIRGNKK; from the coding sequence ATGAAAAAAGTTATCAAAATAGTCCTAATAATTCTTGTTGTACTTGGGGTCTTCGGCACATTCATGTACATATACCAAAAATCTCAACCAAAGCAGGAGAATTATGAAAAAATAGAAGTGAAGCGCGACACGATCATAATCAACACCATTGCGACAGGTGCAGTAGTTCCGAAAAAAGAGATTGCGATCAAACCTCAAATTGCAGGTATTATCAGTAAGATCTATGTAGAGGCTGGAGATACTGTGAAGCAGGGAGATGTGATTGCCAAGGTTAAGATTATTCCTGACATGGTGAGTCTGAACAATGCGAAATCACGTATTAAGAGAGCACAGATTGATCTAGAGATGGCTAAAAATAACCATGAAAGAAATGACAAACTCTTTAAAAAAGGGATTATATCTGAGGCAACAAATGTTCAAACAGAACGCAGTTATAAATCAGCTAAAGAGGAGTTAAAGGCAGCTAAAGACAACTTAGACCTTATCAAAGAAGGGGTAACGAAATCGAGTATCACCCAAACAAATACCTTGATTCGTTCTACTATCACAGGTATGGTACTAGATGTACCTATCAAAGAGGGTAACTCTGTAATCCAAAGTAACTCCTTTAATGACGGAACAACCATTGCTACTGTAGCCGATATGAGGGATATGATCTTCGAAGGAAATATCGACGAAACAGAAGTTGGAAAAGTCAAATTGGGTATGCCGATGAAACTAACTATTGGTGCGATGAGCGAAGAGAAGTTTGATGCAAAAATCACGCATATCTCTCCTAAAGGAACCAATAATGGAGGTGCAGTACAATTTAAGATAAAAGGTACTATTGCTCTTGTTCCTGGTCAATTTATTCGTGCTGGATATAGTGCTAATGCAAGTATTGAAGTGGAGCGTAAAGAGAATATCCTTACTATTCCTGAATCGACAATATTCTTCGAAAATGACTCCAGTTATGTATGGATCACGAAAAAAGATGCAGAAGAAGTAACTTATGATAAGACAAACGTTTCTTTAGGTCTTTCTGATGGTATCAATGTAGAGGTCACCAAAGGGATTAAAGAAGGGGAAGAGATTAGAGGAAACAAAAAATAA
- a CDS encoding ABC transporter permease, protein MKSLFDIDAWQEIFITIQKNKLRSFLTSFSIAWGIFMLMILLGSGNGLQNGSASMFEDQAKNTIWVWSYRTSKAFKGYPKGRRINLDNKDYHIINNEVGNIKKSTAINYVGSVTIAYKSEYCNASLKSCYPAMKDIDKLDVTDGRFINEMDIKQKRKVVVLTNKEVASLFKKRDPLSKNVIIAGIPFRVVGIIKGKNEDTEPLIPLTTQQFVFGKSSNVNDIALITKDITLDESKKVESDIRTRMAHKYEFDPKDTRALGTYNNFEDYKRTMQIFSGIKFFIWIIGFGTLMAGVVGVSNIMLIIVKERTREIGIRKALGAKPRSIIALILQESIFLTTLAGFIGMALGAGTMKLVTLIMKWQNIESETFVNPTVDISIAISATIVLVIAGVIAGYIPARKAAKVSPIEALRYE, encoded by the coding sequence ATGAAATCACTCTTTGATATAGATGCGTGGCAAGAGATCTTTATAACAATCCAGAAAAACAAATTAAGATCTTTTTTAACCAGTTTCTCTATTGCATGGGGAATATTTATGCTCATGATTCTTCTTGGATCAGGTAATGGACTTCAGAACGGATCGGCAAGTATGTTTGAGGATCAAGCAAAAAACACCATTTGGGTATGGTCATATAGAACGAGTAAAGCGTTCAAAGGTTATCCCAAAGGACGAAGGATTAATTTAGATAACAAAGACTATCATATCATAAACAATGAGGTCGGAAATATCAAAAAATCCACTGCAATTAACTATGTAGGGTCTGTCACGATAGCTTACAAATCTGAATATTGTAATGCCTCATTAAAATCGTGCTATCCAGCAATGAAGGATATTGATAAGTTGGATGTAACGGATGGGCGTTTCATTAATGAGATGGATATTAAACAAAAGCGAAAGGTCGTCGTTCTTACGAACAAAGAGGTGGCTTCACTTTTTAAAAAAAGAGATCCATTATCGAAGAATGTTATTATTGCAGGGATACCTTTTCGAGTGGTTGGAATAATCAAAGGAAAGAATGAAGATACTGAACCACTAATTCCATTAACCACCCAACAATTTGTATTCGGAAAGAGCAGTAATGTCAATGATATTGCCTTAATCACAAAGGATATCACTTTAGACGAGTCTAAAAAGGTAGAGTCGGATATACGAACACGGATGGCACACAAATACGAATTTGATCCTAAAGATACTCGTGCACTTGGCACCTATAATAATTTTGAAGACTACAAAAGAACCATGCAGATATTCTCTGGAATTAAATTCTTTATCTGGATTATCGGATTTGGAACATTAATGGCAGGGGTTGTTGGTGTAAGTAATATCATGCTTATCATTGTGAAAGAGCGGACTCGAGAGATTGGAATACGAAAAGCACTTGGGGCAAAACCTAGAAGTATCATCGCATTAATCCTTCAGGAGTCGATATTTCTGACCACACTAGCAGGTTTTATTGGAATGGCACTAGGAGCAGGAACCATGAAATTAGTAACCCTTATTATGAAGTGGCAGAATATTGAGAGTGAAACTTTCGTCAACCCGACTGTAGACATCAGTATTGCCATCTCTGCAACGATTGTACTAGTTATCGCTGGGGTCATTGCTGGTTATATTCCTGCAAGAAAAGCTGCAAAAGTAAGCCCAATTGAAGCACTTAGATATGAATAG
- a CDS encoding ABC transporter permease, translating into MFDIDKWKEIWAVLSRNKLRTFLTALGVFWGVFMLVVMIGAGYGFERGIFGQIDGVATNSAFMWSQSTTKPYSGLKKGRYWNIDINDVNIISKNVKNIKYLAPKLRLNKKFTDGMNIYYKEKKGNYSISAEMPVYQEIDPFKIVNGRFINEFDIKQNRKVCVIGKTVAKDLFGRKESPIGKFVNIVGVYFRVIGVVDAVTQMSFGPRKDKSIYLPFTTTQVAYNLGININFFVLTAKDGVDVEPVSKEVAQILRKRHKVDPTDEEAVGSFNLQKEMKKFSNLMTGIKVLIWIVGIGTLLAGAIGISNIMLVVVKERTQEIGIRRALGARTHQISSQLILESAVITTIAGLLGIMLGTLVLGGVSTVMASNPEISFMSNMVIQFDLAIYSLLMIIVIGILAGIIPAQKALSIRPIEALRTE; encoded by the coding sequence ATGTTCGATATAGATAAATGGAAAGAGATATGGGCTGTACTCTCCCGAAACAAGCTTCGTACTTTTTTGACTGCTCTCGGAGTCTTTTGGGGTGTCTTTATGTTAGTGGTTATGATTGGTGCTGGCTATGGATTCGAAAGAGGCATATTTGGTCAGATTGATGGAGTAGCTACCAATTCCGCATTTATGTGGTCACAAAGCACCACAAAGCCTTATAGCGGTCTCAAAAAAGGTCGATATTGGAATATTGATATCAATGATGTCAATATCATTTCAAAGAATGTGAAGAATATTAAATATTTAGCCCCTAAGTTACGATTAAACAAGAAGTTCACCGATGGGATGAATATTTACTATAAAGAGAAAAAGGGGAACTACTCTATCTCTGCAGAGATGCCAGTTTACCAAGAGATTGACCCCTTTAAGATTGTTAATGGACGTTTCATCAATGAATTTGATATTAAACAGAATAGAAAAGTATGTGTCATAGGTAAAACGGTAGCAAAGGATCTTTTTGGTCGAAAAGAATCTCCTATTGGCAAATTTGTAAATATTGTCGGAGTCTACTTCCGTGTGATAGGGGTGGTAGATGCTGTGACTCAAATGAGTTTTGGTCCTCGTAAAGATAAATCCATATATCTTCCTTTCACCACAACTCAGGTTGCTTACAATTTAGGTATTAACATTAACTTTTTTGTCCTCACGGCCAAAGACGGTGTAGATGTTGAGCCAGTGAGCAAAGAGGTGGCACAAATACTTCGTAAAAGACATAAAGTCGATCCCACAGATGAAGAGGCAGTAGGTTCTTTTAACCTACAAAAGGAGATGAAGAAGTTTAGCAACTTAATGACAGGAATTAAAGTACTTATCTGGATTGTAGGAATTGGAACACTCCTAGCTGGAGCCATTGGAATTAGTAATATTATGCTGGTCGTTGTAAAAGAGCGGACCCAAGAAATTGGAATACGTAGGGCTTTAGGTGCACGAACCCATCAAATATCCTCACAGTTAATCCTTGAAAGTGCTGTCATCACAACCATTGCTGGGCTCCTAGGGATTATGCTCGGAACACTTGTCCTCGGAGGCGTAAGTACTGTCATGGCAAGTAATCCTGAAATTTCCTTTATGTCTAATATGGTAATTCAATTTGATCTAGCCATCTACTCCCTATTGATGATTATTGTAATTGGAATACTAGCGGGAATCATCCCTGCACAAAAAGCACTATCAATTAGACCAATTGAAGCATTAAGAACAGAATAA